A single genomic interval of Carassius auratus strain Wakin chromosome 30, ASM336829v1, whole genome shotgun sequence harbors:
- the LOC113049978 gene encoding protein ZBED8-like, translating into MCVKIKQIPMSASSATKKTEILTDDVLAQLDEAIHKAPCIGLAVDESTDVSDNAQLLVFVRFFNKDKEEFCEDLLGVTPLQTSTRGEDIYLPIKEMLKKRAIELKQVVSITTDGAPAMVGRERGAVARMKDDNPQLISYHCIIHQSVLCSTLSDEYAVVMNTMMRMINFLRASSSHQHRMLREFLREVDANADDLLLHNNVRWLSKGRVLERFWSIRGEIAAFLAQLKNQKATTFSLFLEDDKKMDIVAFLRKLVLFKEDLMADCAHFPTVKEQVQCERDVSSFVDFLDKLIVNFSMRFDSFSLGQQLTLFIQNPFLITDVREFSKEVTLLFKWENAGPLQIQLIDLQDGKTDPTTFWIQMVPETAFPGLRKLALYILTMFGSTYNCEAAFSTMNIIKSK; encoded by the exons atgtgtgtaaaaatcaagcAAATACCTATGTCAGCATCATCAGcaacaaagaaaacagaaatattaaccGATGACGTGCTAGCTCAGCTGGATGAAGCGATTCACAAGGCACCATGCATAGGCTTAGCTGTAGATGAGTCCACTGATGTGTCTGACAATGCTCAGCTGTTAGTTTTTGTGAGGTTCTTCAACAAGGACAAGGAAGAGTTCTGTGAAGACCTGTTAGGTGTCACACCCCTTCAGACCAGTACGAGAGGAGAGGACATCTACCTGCCCATAAAGGAGATGTTAAAGAAGAGGGCAATAGAGCTGAAGCAAGTGGTTTCAATAACCACAGATGGAGCCCCTGCCATGGtagggagagaaagaggagctGTGGCAAGAATGAAAGATGACAATCCTCAACTCATCTCTTACCATTGCATAATTCACCAGTCAGTCCTGTGCTCCACCCTGTCAGACGAGTATGCTGTGGTGATGAACACAATGATGAGAATGATAAACTTTCTCAGAGCTTCCTCTTCCCATCAGCATCGCATGCTCCGGGAATTTCTCAGAGAAGTTGATGCAAATGCTGATGACCTTCTGCTACACAACAATGTAAGATGGCTCAGCAAAGGTAGGGTGTTGGAGCGCTTTTGGTCCATCCGAGGGGAAATCGCAGCTTTCTTGGCACAGCTGAAGAACCAAAAGGCAAcaacattttctctctttttggaGGATGACAAGAAGATGGATATTGTGGCTTTTTTG AGGAAACTTGTGTTGTTTAAGGAAGACCTGATGGCAGACTGTGCACACTTTCCAACTGTGAAGGAACAGGTTCAGTGTGAGAGAGATGTGTCTTCTTTTGTTGACTTTCTTGACAAGCTGATTGTAAACTTCAGCATGCGTTTTGACAGCTTCAGCCTTGGACAGCAGCTCACCCTCTTCATTCAGAACCCATTCCTTATCACAGATGTCAGGGAGTTCTCAAAGGAAGTCACACTGCTCTTCAAGTGGGAAAATGCTGGGCCTCTCCAGATCCAACTGATCGATCTACAAGATGGAAAAACTGATCCTACCACTTTCTGGATTCAAATGGTCCCAGAGACCGCTTTCCCAGGTCTGAGGAAATTAGCCTTGTACATCTTAACCATGTTTGGCTCCACATACAACTGTGAGGCAGCTTTCTccacaatgaacattattaaaagcaaataa